From one Nocardioides scoriae genomic stretch:
- a CDS encoding SRPBCC family protein codes for MTTVSRTFTVKPSPQRVIDYLKDFSHAEEWDPGTESCTRNDTGPIQVGSTWHNVSKIAGVSTELTYELTTLSDDRLVLVGTNDTATSTDTITVVPHGTGSEVTYEAVIEMKGAAKLASPLVKVVFEKIGNDTEEDMVRVLDSRA; via the coding sequence ATGACGACTGTGAGCCGCACCTTCACCGTGAAGCCCTCCCCGCAGAGGGTCATCGACTACCTCAAGGACTTCTCGCACGCCGAGGAGTGGGACCCGGGCACCGAGTCCTGCACCCGCAACGACACCGGGCCGATCCAGGTCGGCAGCACGTGGCACAACGTCTCCAAGATCGCCGGCGTCTCCACCGAGCTGACCTACGAGCTCACGACGCTGAGCGACGACCGCCTCGTGCTGGTCGGCACCAACGACACCGCCACCTCGACCGACACCATCACCGTCGTGCCCCACGGCACCGGCAGCGAGGTCACCTACGAGGCCGTGATCGAGATGAAGGGCGCCGCCAAGCTGGCCTCGCCCCTGGTCAAGGTGGTCTTCGAGAAGATCGGCAACGACACCGAGGAGGACATGGTCCGGGTCCTCGACTCCCGCGCCTGA
- a CDS encoding peroxidase-related enzyme (This protein belongs to a clade of uncharacterized proteins related to peroxidases such as the alkylhydroperoxidase AhpD.), which translates to MSESTPAGPRPAPRPVSRYAVPDLADVPADVRDRILAVQEKSGFVPNVFLVLARRPEEFRAFFAYHDALMDRPGPLSQADREMVVVATSALNRCQYCVVAHGAILRIRAKDPLVADQVAVNHLKADITPRQRAMLDFAVRVATASHAVDDADFAALAAHGFTEEDAWDIAAIASFFGLSNRMANVTSMRPNDEFYALGRG; encoded by the coding sequence ATGAGCGAGAGCACCCCCGCCGGCCCCCGTCCCGCGCCCCGTCCCGTCAGCCGGTACGCCGTCCCCGACCTGGCCGACGTGCCGGCCGACGTGCGCGACCGGATCCTGGCCGTGCAGGAGAAGTCCGGCTTCGTGCCCAACGTCTTCCTGGTGCTGGCGCGGCGTCCCGAGGAGTTCCGGGCCTTCTTCGCCTACCACGACGCGCTCATGGACCGTCCCGGGCCGCTGAGCCAGGCCGACCGGGAGATGGTCGTGGTCGCGACCTCCGCGCTCAACCGCTGCCAGTACTGCGTGGTCGCCCACGGCGCGATCCTCCGCATCCGGGCCAAGGACCCGCTCGTGGCCGACCAGGTCGCCGTCAACCACCTCAAGGCCGACATCACCCCGCGCCAGCGGGCGATGCTGGACTTCGCCGTCCGCGTCGCGACCGCGTCCCACGCCGTCGACGACGCGGACTTCGCGGCGCTCGCCGCCCACGGGTTCACCGAGGAGGACGCCTGGGACATCGCCGCCATCGCGTCCTTCTTCGGCCTGTCCAACCGGATGGCCAACGTGACGAGCATGCGGCCCAACGACGAGTTCTACGCGCTCGGCCGCGGCTGA
- a CDS encoding ArsR/SmtB family transcription factor: protein MSNSSPVLDDLDCCAPLAREPLGAQAAAQVVPMLKALADPTRLRLLSLVLSHEGAEACVCDLLPCFDLSQPTISHHLKVLHEAGLLDREKRGTWVFYLARPAAMEALGQLFTPAAADATGSTTTGAGA, encoded by the coding sequence GTGTCGAACTCCTCGCCGGTCCTCGACGACCTGGACTGCTGCGCCCCGCTGGCCCGCGAGCCGCTGGGCGCGCAGGCAGCGGCCCAGGTCGTGCCCATGCTCAAGGCGCTGGCCGATCCCACCCGGCTCCGGCTGCTCTCGCTCGTGCTCTCGCACGAGGGAGCCGAGGCGTGCGTGTGCGACCTGCTCCCCTGCTTCGACCTCTCCCAGCCGACCATCAGCCACCACCTCAAGGTGCTCCACGAGGCCGGCCTGCTGGACCGCGAGAAGCGCGGCACCTGGGTGTTCTACCTCGCCCGCCCGGCGGCGATGGAGGCACTGGGCCAGCTCTTCACCCCGGCCGCCGCGGACGCCACCGGCTCCACCACCACCGGGGCCGGCGCGTGA
- the arsB gene encoding ACR3 family arsenite efflux transporter, translated as MSGTAAGAAPRLSTLDRFLTVWIGVAMVAGLVLGRLVPGLDDALAAVEVGSVSLPIALGLLVMMYPVLARVRYDELGRVAGDTRLLVISVVLNWVLGPALMFALAWLLLPDLPEYRTGLVVVGLARCIAMVLVWNDLACGDREAATVLVAANAVFQVLAFALLGWFYLEVLPGWLGLEQTALDVSVWSIAGSVLVFLGVPLLAGYLSRAVGERTRGRDWYESRFLPRIGPAALWGLLFTIVVLFALQGATITSRPLDVARIALPLLVYFALMWGGSMLVSRALDLDYQRATAVSFTAAGNNFELAIAVAIGVFGVTSGQALAGVVGPLVEVPALVALVHVSLWARRFYRDRDSPDVPGTSADVLHPTTPDAVPGATR; from the coding sequence GTGAGCGGCACGGCCGCGGGCGCGGCACCGCGCCTGTCCACGCTCGACCGGTTCCTGACCGTGTGGATCGGGGTGGCGATGGTCGCCGGCCTGGTGCTGGGACGGCTCGTGCCGGGCCTCGACGACGCCCTCGCCGCCGTCGAGGTGGGGTCGGTCTCGCTGCCGATCGCGCTCGGCCTGCTCGTGATGATGTATCCCGTCCTGGCCCGGGTGCGGTACGACGAGCTCGGCCGCGTCGCCGGCGACACCCGCCTGCTCGTCATCTCGGTGGTCCTCAACTGGGTGCTCGGACCGGCGCTGATGTTCGCCCTCGCGTGGCTGCTGCTGCCGGACCTCCCGGAGTACCGGACCGGCCTGGTCGTCGTCGGCCTGGCCCGCTGCATCGCGATGGTGCTGGTCTGGAACGACCTCGCCTGCGGCGACCGCGAGGCCGCGACGGTGCTGGTCGCCGCCAACGCGGTCTTCCAGGTCCTCGCCTTCGCCCTGCTCGGCTGGTTCTACCTCGAGGTCCTGCCCGGCTGGCTGGGGCTCGAGCAGACCGCCCTCGACGTCTCGGTGTGGAGCATCGCGGGCTCGGTGCTGGTCTTCCTCGGCGTGCCGCTGCTGGCCGGCTACCTCTCGCGCGCGGTGGGCGAGCGGACCCGCGGGCGCGACTGGTACGAGTCGCGCTTCCTGCCGCGCATCGGCCCCGCCGCGCTGTGGGGCCTGCTGTTCACCATCGTCGTGCTCTTCGCGCTGCAGGGCGCCACCATCACCAGCCGGCCGCTCGACGTCGCCCGGATCGCCCTGCCCCTGCTCGTCTACTTCGCCCTCATGTGGGGCGGCTCGATGCTGGTGAGCCGGGCCCTGGACCTCGACTACCAGCGCGCCACCGCCGTGTCCTTCACCGCCGCCGGCAACAACTTCGAGCTGGCCATCGCGGTGGCCATCGGCGTCTTCGGCGTCACCTCCGGACAGGCCCTCGCCGGGGTCGTCGGCCCGCTGGTCGAGGTCCCGGCCCTGGTCGCGCTGGTCCACGTCAGCCTCTGGGCGCGCCGGTTCTACCGAGACCGCGACTCCCCGGACGTGCCCGGCACCTCCGCCGACGTCCTCCACCCCACCACCCCCGACGCCGTCCCAGGAGCGACCCGATGA
- a CDS encoding arsenate-mycothiol transferase ArsC, whose translation MTTPVPPGTTPTTPPQVVFACVRNGGRSVISRVLAEHYAGGRVVARSAGTQPGEHVHPEVVAVLEALGLDTSAEQPTLLTRETIAASTTAITLGCGEECPYVPGVRYVDWPVADPGGQDEAGVRAVVADLDARVRALLVELVPDLALPPSVLDARTS comes from the coding sequence ATGACCACCCCCGTCCCCCCGGGCACCACTCCCACGACGCCCCCGCAGGTCGTCTTCGCCTGCGTCCGCAACGGCGGCCGCTCGGTCATCAGCCGGGTCCTCGCCGAGCACTACGCCGGGGGCCGCGTCGTCGCGCGCTCGGCCGGCACCCAGCCCGGCGAGCACGTCCACCCCGAGGTGGTCGCGGTCCTCGAGGCGCTCGGCCTCGACACCTCGGCGGAGCAGCCGACGCTGCTGACGCGGGAGACGATCGCCGCCAGCACGACGGCGATCACGCTCGGCTGCGGCGAGGAGTGCCCCTACGTCCCCGGCGTGCGGTACGTCGACTGGCCGGTCGCCGACCCGGGCGGGCAGGACGAGGCCGGCGTCCGCGCGGTGGTCGCCGACCTCGACGCCCGGGTGCGCGCGCTGCTGGTCGAGCTGGTCCCCGACCTGGCGCTGCCCCCGTCGGTCCTGGATGCCAGGACGTCCTAG
- a CDS encoding MarR family winged helix-turn-helix transcriptional regulator, with the protein MTDDRDPIREAHHQWLRHGWDDAADGMAMVTSVVRVHQLLMERVEAVLRPLDLSFARYEVLRLLSFSQSGAMPMTRLGSLLQVHPTSVTSAVDRLVRQGHVERLRREQDRRVVLASLTASGREVVEAATEGLNARVFARPGIPGADVTALTDLLGELRAAAGDHVADPSGTRDDALQSR; encoded by the coding sequence ATGACCGACGACCGGGACCCCATCCGCGAGGCCCACCACCAGTGGCTGCGCCACGGCTGGGACGACGCCGCGGACGGCATGGCCATGGTCACCTCGGTGGTGCGGGTCCACCAGCTGCTGATGGAGCGGGTCGAGGCCGTGCTGCGACCCCTCGACCTCAGCTTCGCGCGCTACGAGGTGCTGCGGCTGCTGTCGTTCTCCCAGTCCGGCGCGATGCCGATGACCCGCCTCGGGTCCCTGCTCCAGGTCCACCCCACGAGCGTGACCAGCGCCGTCGACCGGCTGGTCCGCCAGGGCCACGTCGAGCGGCTGCGCCGCGAGCAGGACCGCCGGGTGGTGCTGGCCTCCCTGACCGCCTCGGGCCGCGAGGTCGTGGAGGCGGCGACCGAGGGCCTCAACGCCCGGGTGTTCGCCCGGCCCGGCATCCCGGGGGCCGACGTCACGGCCCTCACCGACCTCCTGGGCGAGCTCCGAGCGGCGGCCGGCGACCACGTCGCCGACCCTTCCGGCACGCGGGACGATGCCCTACAGTCCAGGTAG
- the icmF gene encoding fused isobutyryl-CoA mutase/GTPase IcmF, translating into MPSLHQPQHHVRLVTASALFDGHDASINIMRRIFQSQGCEVIHLGHNRSVQEVVDAALEEDVQGVAVSSYQGGHVEYFEYLVESLRAAGAGHVKVVGGGGGVIVPAEITRLRESGVTIFSPEDGQKMGLVGMINSVVADCDFDPWEERQADLDSVLAGDRSAIARALTGAEAGQLSQEALARIREAAGSRRASGTPVLGITGTGGSGKSSLTDEVVRRFRVDQQDKLRIGVIAVDPTRRKGGGALLGDRIRANSLDGDRIFFRSLATRGSHEVPEHLADVIDVMKAAGFDLVVVETPGIGQGDAAIVPYVDHSLYVMTPEFGAASQLEKIDMLDFADTVAINKFERRGAKDAMRDVGRQLVRNREAFGQQPADMPVFGTSAATFNDDGVTALYQHLRDALAEQGLPVSEGALPHVDVRHSSGIRQVVPTERVRYLAEITETVRAYHARTQELAEAASRVQRLEVVEGELARADQPTDGVAHLLEQARRALPAEVAQQVEAWPAVVESYSGDEQVVRVRDRELHTALTRESLSGNKIPRVALPRWTDHGQLVRFWREENLPGSFPYTAGVFPFKRDGEDPARMFAGEGDPARTNRRFKILSHDNEATRLSTAFDSVTLYGRDPDPRPDVYGKVGTSGVSVATLDDMKVLYGGFDLVSPTTSVSMTINGPAPTVLAFFLNTVADQQVEKFRETEGREPDEDERAQLAAHGLAHVRGTVQADILKEDQGQNTCLFSTEFSLRMMADIQEWFIEHEVRNFYSVSISGYHIAEAGANPISQLAFTLANGFTYVEAYLARGMDIDDFAPNLSFFFSNGMDPEYSVLGRVARRIWAVTMKEKYGANARSQKLKYHVQTSGRSLHAQEMDFNDIRTTLQALIAIYDNANSLHTNAYDEAVTTPSEESVRRALAIQLIINREWGLAMNENPLQGSFVIDELTDLVERAVLAEFDSINERGGVLGAMETGYQRGRIQDESMLYEHRKHDGSLPIVGVNTFVKPESDVSQPEVELARATEAEKESQLHRVQEFQAAHAEEATEALARLKDAAISGENVFAVLMDAARVCSLQQVTEAFFEVGGQYRRNV; encoded by the coding sequence GTGCCCTCACTGCACCAGCCCCAGCACCACGTCCGCCTCGTCACCGCGTCGGCCCTCTTCGACGGCCACGACGCGTCCATCAACATCATGCGGCGGATCTTCCAGAGCCAGGGCTGCGAGGTCATCCACCTCGGTCACAACCGCTCCGTCCAGGAGGTCGTCGACGCGGCGCTGGAGGAGGACGTCCAGGGCGTCGCCGTCTCCTCCTACCAGGGCGGCCACGTGGAGTACTTCGAGTACCTCGTGGAGTCCCTGCGCGCCGCGGGGGCCGGTCACGTGAAGGTGGTGGGTGGGGGCGGCGGCGTCATCGTGCCCGCCGAGATCACGCGGCTGCGCGAGTCGGGCGTCACGATCTTCTCCCCCGAGGACGGCCAGAAGATGGGCCTGGTCGGGATGATCAACTCGGTCGTCGCCGACTGCGACTTCGATCCCTGGGAGGAGCGCCAGGCCGACCTCGACTCGGTCCTGGCCGGCGACCGCAGCGCCATCGCCCGCGCCCTCACCGGCGCCGAGGCGGGCCAGCTGTCGCAGGAGGCGCTGGCCCGGATCCGCGAGGCGGCCGGCTCCCGACGCGCCTCGGGCACCCCCGTGCTCGGCATCACCGGGACCGGTGGCTCGGGCAAGTCCAGCCTCACCGACGAGGTCGTGCGCCGGTTCCGGGTCGACCAGCAGGACAAGCTGCGCATCGGCGTCATCGCCGTCGACCCCACCCGGCGCAAGGGCGGCGGCGCCCTGCTCGGCGACCGGATCCGCGCCAACTCCCTCGATGGCGACCGGATCTTCTTCCGCAGCCTCGCCACCCGCGGCTCGCACGAGGTGCCCGAGCACCTCGCCGACGTCATCGACGTGATGAAGGCCGCCGGCTTCGACCTCGTCGTGGTGGAGACGCCCGGCATCGGCCAGGGCGACGCCGCGATCGTGCCGTACGTCGACCACTCGCTCTACGTGATGACGCCGGAGTTCGGCGCCGCCTCGCAGCTGGAGAAGATCGACATGCTCGACTTCGCCGACACCGTGGCCATCAACAAGTTCGAGCGCCGCGGCGCCAAGGACGCGATGCGCGACGTCGGGCGCCAGCTGGTGCGCAACCGCGAGGCCTTCGGCCAGCAGCCCGCCGACATGCCGGTCTTCGGCACCAGCGCCGCCACCTTCAACGACGACGGCGTGACCGCGCTCTACCAGCACCTGCGCGACGCGCTGGCCGAGCAGGGGCTGCCCGTCTCCGAGGGCGCGCTGCCCCACGTCGACGTGCGCCACTCCTCCGGCATCCGCCAGGTCGTGCCGACCGAGCGGGTGCGCTACCTGGCCGAGATCACCGAGACCGTCCGCGCCTACCACGCGCGGACCCAGGAGCTGGCCGAGGCGGCGAGCCGGGTGCAGCGGCTCGAGGTGGTGGAGGGCGAGCTCGCGCGGGCGGACCAGCCGACCGACGGCGTCGCGCACCTGCTCGAGCAGGCCCGCCGAGCGCTGCCGGCCGAGGTCGCGCAGCAGGTCGAGGCGTGGCCCGCGGTCGTGGAGTCCTACTCCGGCGACGAGCAGGTGGTGAGGGTCCGCGACCGGGAGCTGCACACCGCGCTGACCCGCGAGTCGCTCTCGGGCAACAAGATCCCCCGCGTCGCGCTGCCCCGCTGGACCGACCACGGGCAGCTGGTCCGCTTCTGGCGTGAGGAGAACCTGCCCGGGTCCTTCCCGTACACGGCGGGCGTCTTCCCCTTCAAGCGCGACGGCGAGGACCCCGCCCGGATGTTCGCCGGCGAGGGCGACCCGGCCCGCACCAACCGGCGCTTCAAGATCCTCAGCCACGACAACGAGGCGACCCGGCTCTCGACGGCGTTCGACTCGGTCACCCTCTACGGCCGCGACCCCGACCCGCGTCCCGACGTCTACGGCAAGGTCGGCACGTCGGGCGTCTCGGTGGCCACCCTCGACGACATGAAGGTGCTCTACGGCGGCTTCGACCTGGTCTCCCCCACGACCAGCGTCTCCATGACCATCAACGGGCCCGCCCCCACGGTGCTCGCCTTCTTCCTCAACACGGTCGCGGACCAGCAGGTCGAGAAGTTCCGCGAGACCGAGGGCCGCGAGCCCGACGAGGACGAGCGCGCCCAGCTGGCGGCGCACGGCCTGGCCCACGTGCGGGGCACGGTCCAGGCCGACATCCTCAAGGAGGACCAGGGCCAGAACACCTGCCTGTTCTCCACGGAGTTCTCGTTGAGGATGATGGCCGACATCCAGGAGTGGTTCATCGAGCACGAGGTGCGCAACTTCTACTCGGTGTCGATCTCCGGCTACCACATCGCCGAGGCCGGGGCGAACCCCATCAGCCAGCTCGCCTTCACCCTGGCCAACGGCTTCACCTACGTCGAGGCCTACCTGGCGCGCGGCATGGACATCGACGACTTCGCGCCCAACCTGTCGTTCTTCTTCTCCAACGGCATGGACCCGGAGTACTCCGTGCTGGGCCGCGTCGCCCGCCGGATCTGGGCGGTCACCATGAAGGAGAAGTACGGCGCCAACGCGCGCTCGCAGAAGCTGAAGTACCACGTGCAGACCTCCGGGCGGTCGCTGCACGCGCAGGAGATGGACTTCAACGACATCCGCACCACGCTGCAGGCGCTGATCGCGATCTACGACAACGCCAACAGCCTGCACACCAACGCCTACGACGAGGCCGTCACGACGCCGTCGGAGGAGTCGGTGCGGCGGGCCCTGGCGATCCAGCTGATCATCAACCGCGAGTGGGGCCTGGCGATGAACGAGAACCCGCTCCAGGGGTCGTTCGTCATCGACGAGCTCACCGACCTGGTGGAGCGGGCCGTGCTGGCGGAGTTCGACAGCATCAACGAGCGCGGCGGCGTCCTCGGCGCGATGGAGACCGGCTACCAGCGCGGCCGCATCCAGGACGAGTCCATGCTCTACGAGCACCGCAAGCACGACGGCTCGCTGCCGATCGTCGGGGTCAACACCTTCGTCAAGCCCGAGTCCGACGTGTCGCAGCCCGAGGTCGAGCTGGCGCGGGCCACCGAGGCGGAGAAGGAGTCGCAGCTGCACCGCGTGCAGGAGTTCCAGGCCGCCCACGCCGAGGAGGCCACCGAGGCGCTGGCCCGGCTCAAGGACGCCGCGATCTCGGGCGAGAACGTCTTCGCGGTCCTCATGGACGCCGCCCGGGTCTGCTCGCTGCAGCAGGTGACCGAGGCGTTCTTCGAGGTGGGCGGGCAGTACCGCCGCAACGTGTGA
- a CDS encoding helical backbone metal receptor, with translation MSTRSVTGTDGSARTAHRVVSLVPSITEALASVRPEALVGATDWCTHPADLDVTRVRGTKNPDLAAVRALRPDVVVANREENRELDVRRLRDAGIRVEVTEIETVPAAVAAYHHLFDDVLGWPRPDWLAEAERLWCGPLPTVTRRVVVPIWRDPWMAVGSRTFTGDLVRRLGLENVLADHPERYPHAELVDLDSAGADVVLLPDEPYPFAPEDGPEAFTRTPTELVSGRLLTWYGPSLLAAHRSLARTPTP, from the coding sequence GTGAGCACCCGCAGCGTCACCGGCACCGACGGCAGCGCGCGCACGGCCCACCGGGTGGTGTCGCTGGTGCCCTCGATCACCGAGGCCCTGGCGAGCGTGCGGCCCGAGGCGCTGGTCGGCGCCACCGACTGGTGCACCCACCCCGCCGACCTCGACGTCACCCGGGTCCGCGGCACCAAGAACCCCGACCTGGCAGCCGTCCGGGCGCTGCGGCCCGACGTCGTGGTCGCCAACCGCGAGGAGAACCGCGAGCTCGACGTGCGCCGCCTGCGCGACGCCGGGATCCGGGTCGAGGTCACCGAGATCGAGACCGTGCCCGCCGCGGTCGCGGCGTACCACCACCTGTTCGACGACGTCCTCGGCTGGCCGCGACCCGACTGGCTCGCCGAGGCGGAGCGGCTGTGGTGCGGCCCGCTGCCCACCGTCACCCGTCGCGTGGTCGTGCCCATCTGGCGCGACCCGTGGATGGCGGTGGGCAGCCGCACCTTCACCGGGGACCTGGTCCGCCGGCTCGGGCTGGAGAACGTCCTGGCCGACCACCCCGAGCGCTACCCGCACGCCGAGCTCGTCGACCTCGACTCCGCCGGCGCCGACGTGGTGCTGCTGCCGGACGAGCCCTACCCGTTCGCGCCCGAGGACGGTCCCGAGGCCTTCACCCGCACCCCCACGGAGCTCGTCAGCGGCCGCCTGCTCACCTGGTACGGCCCCTCCCTGCTCGCCGCCCACCGCAGCCTGGCCCGCACGCCGACCCCCTGA
- a CDS encoding MFS transporter, protein MSSSTTAHERPIKSLIPARMHDMPWSRFHWMVIFGLGTAWILDGLEVQIVAAGGFEKSLSMSAAQVGLAGTIYLLGEVAGALLFGRLTDTLGRKKMFTLTLMVYLVGAALAGLAPTMELFLVCRFISGMGIGGEYSAVNSAIDELIPGKHRGRVDLAINGTYWFGAALGAVASSILLDTDRFAEDIGWRIAFFIGPVLGLGIIFLRRHIPESPRWMLTHGRADEAETVVEGIEQSIRDQGQELPHHDESEARWIKAGTGLTGKQLAYVFFKLYPTRTVLGLALMITQSFLYNAIFFTYALVLKNFYGLSSSQAALFFFPFAIGNLLGPLLLGPLFDTVGRRKMIGGCYATSGVVLAISAFLFKADALTAGTHTAFWCVAFFFASAGASAGYLTVSEVFPQEVRGQAISYFFSVAQVVGALGPVLYGALIGDGTDRDPMFWGYLLATGVMLLGALVAAVWGVDAEGKSLEEIAPPLTEFDEEGNQKTLLPV, encoded by the coding sequence ATGTCCAGCTCCACGACCGCGCACGAACGACCGATCAAGAGCCTGATCCCGGCGCGGATGCACGACATGCCGTGGTCGCGCTTCCACTGGATGGTGATCTTCGGTCTCGGCACGGCGTGGATCCTCGACGGTCTCGAGGTCCAGATCGTCGCGGCCGGCGGCTTCGAGAAGTCGCTGAGCATGAGCGCCGCCCAGGTCGGGCTCGCCGGCACGATCTACCTGCTCGGCGAGGTCGCCGGAGCGCTGCTGTTCGGGCGGCTCACCGACACCCTGGGCCGCAAGAAGATGTTCACCCTGACCCTCATGGTCTACCTCGTGGGGGCGGCGCTGGCCGGCCTGGCGCCGACCATGGAGCTGTTCCTGGTCTGCCGGTTCATCTCCGGCATGGGCATCGGCGGCGAGTACTCCGCCGTCAACTCCGCGATCGACGAGCTCATCCCCGGCAAGCACCGCGGCCGCGTGGACCTCGCCATCAACGGCACCTACTGGTTCGGCGCGGCGCTGGGCGCGGTGGCCAGCTCGATCCTGCTCGACACCGACCGCTTCGCCGAGGACATCGGCTGGCGGATCGCGTTCTTCATCGGCCCCGTGCTCGGTCTCGGCATCATCTTCCTGCGCCGCCACATCCCCGAGAGCCCTCGCTGGATGCTGACCCACGGCCGCGCCGACGAGGCCGAGACGGTCGTCGAGGGCATCGAGCAGTCGATCCGCGACCAGGGCCAGGAGCTGCCGCACCACGACGAGTCCGAGGCCCGCTGGATCAAGGCCGGCACGGGCCTGACGGGCAAGCAGCTGGCGTACGTCTTCTTCAAGCTCTACCCCACCAGGACCGTCCTCGGACTGGCGCTGATGATCACCCAGAGCTTCCTCTACAACGCCATCTTCTTCACCTACGCCCTGGTGCTGAAGAACTTCTACGGCCTCAGCTCCTCGCAGGCCGCGCTGTTCTTCTTCCCCTTCGCCATCGGCAACCTGCTCGGCCCGCTGCTGCTCGGCCCGCTGTTCGACACCGTGGGGCGCCGCAAGATGATCGGCGGCTGCTACGCCACCAGCGGCGTGGTGCTTGCCATCTCGGCCTTCCTGTTCAAGGCCGACGCCCTCACCGCGGGCACCCACACCGCCTTCTGGTGCGTGGCGTTCTTCTTCGCCTCCGCCGGCGCCTCGGCGGGCTACCTCACCGTCTCCGAGGTCTTCCCCCAGGAGGTCCGCGGCCAGGCGATCTCCTACTTCTTCTCCGTCGCCCAGGTCGTGGGCGCGCTCGGCCCGGTGCTGTACGGCGCCCTCATCGGCGACGGCACCGACCGCGACCCGATGTTCTGGGGCTACCTCCTGGCCACCGGCGTGATGCTGCTCGGCGCCCTCGTGGCGGCGGTCTGGGGCGTGGACGCGGAGGGCAAGTCGCTGGAGGAGATCGCGCCGCCGCTGACCGAGTTCGACGAGGAAGGCAACCAGAAGACCCTGCTCCCGGTCTGA
- a CDS encoding universal stress protein, whose translation MTEPDQTPPYTVVVGVSGTSKSPTALQWARAQAESHGGRLVAVRVYRVPNVPAGPSGTSSRVPPDPADLHAEQVVQLQRDVAEVLGEDHGVELRVVRGNKRRGLIDEARGADLLVIDAPRTPSMSPLLAHRIVYAAPCPVVVMPPSISGAPPSPLSRSAQAVGRAALRSAATSGRAGFRPPPSPLD comes from the coding sequence ATGACCGAGCCAGACCAGACCCCGCCGTACACCGTCGTCGTGGGGGTGAGCGGGACCTCCAAGTCCCCCACCGCCCTGCAGTGGGCCCGCGCCCAGGCCGAGTCCCACGGCGGACGGCTCGTGGCCGTGCGGGTCTACCGCGTGCCCAACGTGCCGGCCGGCCCGTCGGGCACGTCCTCCCGGGTCCCGCCCGACCCCGCCGACCTGCACGCCGAGCAGGTGGTGCAGCTGCAGCGCGACGTGGCCGAGGTGCTGGGCGAGGACCACGGGGTGGAGCTGCGCGTGGTCCGCGGCAACAAGCGCCGCGGCCTCATCGACGAGGCCCGCGGCGCCGACCTGCTGGTCATCGACGCGCCCCGGACGCCGTCGATGTCACCGCTGCTCGCCCACCGCATCGTCTACGCCGCCCCCTGCCCCGTCGTGGTGATGCCCCCGTCGATCTCGGGTGCTCCCCCGTCGCCGCTCTCGCGCTCGGCCCAGGCCGTCGGTCGCGCCGCGCTGCGCTCGGCCGCCACGAGCGGGCGCGCCGGCTTCCGGCCGCCGCCGAGCCCGCTCGACTGA